A window of Diabrotica virgifera virgifera chromosome 9, PGI_DIABVI_V3a contains these coding sequences:
- the LOC126891264 gene encoding uncharacterized protein LOC126891264, with the protein MDIVKQCKNLLLFIKRIRKIVFDKFTAKDKEIWVKRLTKQIKTCNKERDSGFALNRIVSLEVNINRYEIGNGSSYIKLPESIQKKRACINVKNSDQACFYWAIVSALYPAKAHKELPSSYPWYSTVLKTEDLEAPMPLHQISKFEKLNNISVNVFALELIENNEKSFFTVYPARLTKTVVAKHVNLLLIQNHYFPKLNDYEAPPVDNDNSEIKYHYCHITDMSKLVAGQLNKRKAKLFLCNRCLNYFSTEGKLSEHEKMCADMNNCKMSFPKYDAVSFKNYTYKQTTPFVIYADFECMLEKVTDLQTSCCTKKYQKHIPYSAGYYVKCSYDEKLSFFKSYRGIDCMEWFANELPNLAQSIHSKIKKIIPMQENPSTSKATRCHICEKCFSPTDIIVKDHDHFTGEFRNFAHQACNLNFKKLFVVPVIFHNMSGYDSHFIISELSKKGDISLLPVNKEKYISFTLNDAVTNIKFRFIDSLRFLGASLDELVSTLNKNDFKICKREFSRLSDDEFKLITKKGVFCYDFIDSWEKLNITDLPPIEAFYNKLNDTNLTDEKYAHAKIVWDTFNIENLGQYSDLYLKTDIVLLADVFETFRKKCFITYGLDPAWYYTMPGYSWDCMLKYVGCNLELLRDVDMILFMEKAIRGGISVCSGRMSEANNKYMPNYDPAQPSKYLMYFDVNNLYGWAMGEPLPYGGFEWMDAKDIDVMSVPDDSPVGYMLQVDLDYPRKLHDLHSDFPFAAEHRKALGSNHTKLMTTLYNKKEYIQSAWLRPYIELNTRLRAAATNDFGRNLYKLANNSVFGKTMENIRKHRIVKLVRSWNGRYGAKNLISSARFHSRKIFNENLVAIELIKSDLVFNKPLYIGMTVLDISKLCMYQFHYDYMLPKLGADKCNLMYMDTDSFIYELYCHDAYEEVIKQDLSKFDTSDYAVDNIYNIPRVNKKVLGVMKDENKGEIMTKFVGLRSKMYTFKVQSGRITKKAKGTKYNIVKNVIKFDDYVNCLNDFKEQTATQHSIRSYSHNVYSIEQTKIALSPYDDKRYLIPNSFRTLPLGHYSILE; encoded by the exons ATGGATATTGTTAAACAATGTAAAAATTTACTGTTATTCATCAAAAGAATCAGAAagatagtttttgataaattcACAGCTAAAGACAAAGAAATTTGGGTGAAACGCTTAACGAAACAAATCAAAACTtgtaataaa GAAAGGGACTCCGGTTTTGCATTAAATAGAATTGTATCTTTAGAAGTAAATATTAATCGATATGAAATTGGAAATGGTTCCTCGTATATTAAGCTTCCTGAGAGTATTCAAAAAAAGCGTGCTTGTATTAATGTAAAAAATTCTGATCAAGCATGTTTTTATTGGGCAATAGTTAGTGCCCTCTATCCAGCTAAAGCACATAAAGAACTCCCATCCTCATACCCATGGTACAGTACAGTACTAAAAACAGAAGACCTAGAGGCACCAATGCCGTTacatcaaatttcaaaatttgaaaaattaaataatatatcaGTCAATGTATTTGCTTTAGAAttaatagaaaataatgaaaagtcaTTTTTCACAGTATATCCAGCTAGATTAACTAAAACAGTCGTTGCCAAACATGTAAATCTTCTTTTAATTCAGAATCACTATTTTCCTAAATTAAACGATTATGAAGCACCTCCAGTGGATAATGATAATTCAGAAATTAAGTACCACTACTGCCACATTACGGATATGTCTAAATTAGTTGCTGgtcaattaaataaaagaaaggcCAAATTATTTCTTTGCAATAGATGCTTAAATTATTTTTCAACTGAAGGGAAATTGTCGGAACATGAAAAAATGTGTGCAGATATGAATAATTGTAAAATGTCTTTTCCTAAATATGATGCTgttagttttaaaaattatacttataAACAAACAACGCCATTTGTCATATATGCAGATTTTGAGTGCATGTTAGAAAAAGTTACAGACCTCCAAACATCCTGTTGtactaaaaaatatcaaaaacatattccgTATAGTGCTGGATACTATGTAAAATGTAGCTATGATGAAAAGTTGTCTTTTTTTAAGAGTTATAGAGGCATTGACTGCATGGAGTGGTTTGCTAATGAATTACCAAATTTAGCTCAAAGTATTCATtcgaaaattaagaaaattatacCAATGCAGGAAAACCCGAGTACCAGTAAAGCCACAAGGTGTCACATATGCGAAAAATGTTTTTCTCCTACAGATATCATTGTTAAAGACCACGACCATTTTACGGGGGAGTTCAGAAATTTCGCCCACCAAGCctgtaatttaaattttaaaaaattgtttgtcGTCCcagttatttttcacaatatgagTGGCTACGACAGTCATTTTATAATTTCAGAGTTAAGCAAAAAAGGAGATATTAGTCTACTTCCAGTCAATAAAGAAAAATACATTTCATTTACACTTAACGATGCTGTTACTAATATAAAATTTCGATTTATTGATTCATTAAGATTTTTAGGAGCCTCTTTAGATGAATTAGTctcaacattaaataaaaatgacttTAAAATTTGCAAGCGAGAATTTAGCAGGTTAAGTGACGATGaatttaaattaataactaaaaaaggggTATTTTGCTATGATTTTATTGATTCTTGGGAAAAATTAAACATTACCGATTTACCTCCAATAGAGGCATTTTATAATAAGCTAAACGATACGAATCTTACAGATGAGAAGTATGCTCATGCTAAAATAGTTTGGGATACCTTTAACATTGAAAATTTAGGTCAATATTCAGATTTGTACTTAAAAACCGATATTGTGCTTTTAGCAGATGTTTTTGAAACTTTCCGCAAAAAATGCTTTATAACTTATGGGTTAGATCCAGCCTGGTACTACACAATGCCCGGTTATTCTTGGGATTGTATGTTGAAATACGTGGGGTGTAACCTCGAGTTATTGCGTGACGTTGACATGATACTATTTATGGAGAAAGCAATTCGTGGAGGAATTTCAGTATGTAGCGGTAGAATGTCGGAGGCCAATAATAAGTACATGCCTAATTATGACCCCGCACAGCCCTCAAAATACTTAATGTATTTTGATGTCAATAATTTATATGGGTGGGCTATGGGAGAACCCTTACCCTACGGAGGGTTCGAATGGATGGATGCCAAAGACATTGATGTTATGTCTGTACCTGATGACTCTCCCGTAGGGTACATGTTACAAGTTGACTTGGACTATCCTCGCAAATTACATGATCTGCACTCAGATTTTCCATTCGCTGCCGAACACCGCAAAGCTTTGGGTTCAAATCATACTAAACTAATGACAACactttataataaaaaagaatatatc cAGTCTGCGTGGCTGCGACCCTACATAGAATTAAATACTCGACTTAGAGCTGCAGCTACGAACGATTTTGGAAGAAATTTATACAAATTGGCCAATAATAGTGTATTTGGAAAGACTATGGAGAATATAAGGAAACATAGAATAGTAAAACTAGTCAGATCATGGAATGGGCGATATGGTgctaaaaatttaatttctagTGCCAGGTTTCATAGCAGAAagatatttaatgaaaatttagtAGCTATAGAACTGATTAAATCAGATCTAGTTTTTAATAAACCCTTATACATTGGCATGACTGTTTTAGATATATCAAAATTATGTATGTACCAATTTCATTACGACTATATGCTTCCAAAATTGGGCGCagataaatgtaatttaatgtatatGGATACCGATAGCTTTATTTATGAACTGTACTGTCATGATGCATATGAGGAAGTAATAAAACAAGATCTATCAAAATTTGATACATCCGATTACGCTGTAGATAATATCTATAATATTCCTCgcgtaaataaaaaagttttaggaGTAATGAAAGATGAAAATAAAGGAGAAATTATGACAAAATTTGTGGGATTACGATCAAAAATGTATACTTTTAAAGTTCAATCTGGTCGAATCACTAAAAAAGCAAAAGGGACtaaatataatatagtaaaaaatgttataaaattcgATGATTATGTAAACTGTTTAAATGATTTTAAGGAACAAACTGCTACTCAACACTCCATTCGGTCATATAGCCATAACGTCTATAGTATAGAACAAACAAAAATTGCGCTAAGTCCTTATGAcgataaaagatatttaattccaaatagttttagaaCCCTACCATTGGGACATTACAGTATtttagaatag